CTCCTCGCGCTCCCCTATGCCTGTGGTGAGGTGGAGGTGGAGCCCTTGTTCGACGACCGGCTGCTCGTCGCCTTCCCGGGCGGCGACACGCTGCCCGGCTCCGGCCCGGTGATGGCGGAGGATATCGACGAGACCCGGCTGCTGCTGCTCGAGGACGGGCATTGCCTGCGCGATCATGCGCTGGCGGTATGCGCCAGCCCCGAACTGCGCGGGCAGGCCGCCATGCTCGGCACCTCGCTCCACACCATCGTCCAGATGGTCGAGAACGGTTTGGGCGTCACGATGCTGCCCGAAATGGCGATCGGCGCGGGCATCCTGCGCGGCACCGGCATCGACGCGCGGCCGATCGACGCCGACCGCGCCGCCCGCCGGATCGCACTGGTCTGGCGCAAGGCGAGCCCACGCGAGCGCGACTTTCGCCTTCTGGCCGAAGTGCTTCGCACCGCCGCGCAGGATCGTACCGACAAAAGCCGGTAAGCGAAACCAACCGCGCGCTTGAACGTAGATTAGGCGCGCGTCGTGTCGCTCCCCCCTCCCCCCCGCCGCGGCGCGCAACCCTATTCTGTTCGATCGATGGAGACCTCCATGAACCGCCTGTCCCTTCTCGCCGCTGCCGGCCTCGCCGCGACGTCGAGCCTCGCGCTGGCGCAGACCGCCGCGCCGACGACCGCTTCGCCCACGGGCCAGACCGCGGCGCCGACCGCCCAGACCGCTGCCCCGGCCGGAAGCGCGATGGCCGCGCCCGCCGATCCCACCACCGCCGCCTCGACGCCCGCCGCCGCCGGCGGGACGATCGCCGACGCGGCGATGAACAACGCCAAGCTGACGACGCTGGCGAGCGCGGTAAAGGCCGCCGACCTCGGCACCACGCTGTCGGGCCCGGGTCCGTTCACCGTCTTCGCGCCCGAGAACGAGGCGTTCAGCCGGCTCGCCCCCGGCACGCTCGACACGCTGCTCAAGCCCGAGAACAAGCCCACGCTGACCAAGGTGCTGACCTATCACGTCGTGCCGGGCAAGGTGACGCTCGAGCAGCTGCGCGAGCAGATCAAGGCCGGCGGCGGCAAGGCCACGCTGACCACCGTCGAGGGCAGCCCGCTCACCGTCGCCGAGGAAGGCGCCGCGATCGCGCTGACCGACGTCAGCGGCAACAAGAGCTACGTCGCGCAGCCCGACGTCGCCGCGTCGAACGGCGTGGTGCATGTCGTGAACGGCGTGGTCGTGCCGAAGCTGGCGCCGGCGGCCGCGAGCTCGGGCTCGTAAGCACCCGTTACCTGAACACCGGAAGGGGCGCCGCAGCGATGCGGCGCCCTTTTTGGTGGGGGTGGCAATCGCCTTCAATCCCCGTTCGTGCTGAGCCTGTCGAAGCACGTGGCGCAAGCGCAGCGCTCCGTACACGTCCTTCGACAAGCTCAGGACGAACGGTTGCGAATTGTGCGCCTCGCCCCCATCCGTTCGCTTCGAGCGAAGTCGAGATGCGCGCCGAACAGTGCCAGCGCGTGTTGCCCGGTTCTCGACATCGCTCGAACCGAACGCTGGTTAGTTCAGCGAGGCATGCCAAGGCTTCGAACCGACCTCATGCAGTCGTTACCCGCCCGCGTCATCCCAAACCGCGGCCCGATCCGCATCCCCCGCCCGCGCTTCGACCCACCGCTCGCCCGCACCCGTCGCCTCCCGCTTCCAGAACGGCGCGTCGGTCTTCAGCCGGTCGATGCAATACGCACACGCCTCCAGCGCCG
This is a stretch of genomic DNA from Sphingomonas sp. Y38-1Y. It encodes these proteins:
- a CDS encoding hydrogen peroxide-inducible genes activator, translated to MTTYLPTLKQLQYLVALRDAGHFGRAADACYVTQSTLSAGIRELETLIGVTLVERTRRVVRFTPLGERIVDKARRVLREADELGEIARAAGRPLVGEMRMSVIPTIAPFLLPRILPQLRTEYPELKLFLREEPTGPACEALHHGRTDCVLLALPYACGEVEVEPLFDDRLLVAFPGGDTLPGSGPVMAEDIDETRLLLLEDGHCLRDHALAVCASPELRGQAAMLGTSLHTIVQMVENGLGVTMLPEMAIGAGILRGTGIDARPIDADRAARRIALVWRKASPRERDFRLLAEVLRTAAQDRTDKSR
- a CDS encoding fasciclin domain-containing protein; the encoded protein is MNRLSLLAAAGLAATSSLALAQTAAPTTASPTGQTAAPTAQTAAPAGSAMAAPADPTTAASTPAAAGGTIADAAMNNAKLTTLASAVKAADLGTTLSGPGPFTVFAPENEAFSRLAPGTLDTLLKPENKPTLTKVLTYHVVPGKVTLEQLREQIKAGGGKATLTTVEGSPLTVAEEGAAIALTDVSGNKSYVAQPDVAASNGVVHVVNGVVVPKLAPAAASSGS